Genomic DNA from Streptomyces sp. NBC_01571:
TCAACTAAACTCGAAGCACAAGGAGGTACCGACATGCCTGCAGTGACCGTCGAAAACCCGCTGACCCTTCCCCGTGTGGTGGCGCCGGCCGACGCCGTGGCCCGTCCCGTGCTCACCGTGACGACCGCGCCCAGCGGCTTCGAGGGCGAGGGATTTCCGGTCCGTCGCGCGTTCGCCGGGATCAACTACCGCCACCTCGACCCGTTCATCATGATGGACCAGATGGGTGAGGTGGAGTACGCGCCGGGAGAGCCCAAGGGCACCCCCTGGCACCCGCACCGCGGCTTCGAGACCGTGACCTACATCATCGACGGGATCTTCGACCACCAGGACTCCAACGGTGGCGGCGGCACCATCACCAACGGGGACACCCAGTGGATGACCGCCGGCGCCGGCCTCCTGCACATCGAGGCCCCGCCGGAGTCGCTCGTCATGTCCGGCGGCCTCTTCCACGGCCTCCAGCTGTGGGTGAACCTCCCGGCCAAGGACAAGATGATGGCCCCGAGGTACCAGGACATCCGCGGTCGCTCGGTCCAGCTGCTGAGCACCCCCGACGGCGGCGCGCTGCTGCGTGTCATCGCCGGTGAGCTCGACGGCCACGAGGGCCCCGGCGTCACGCACACGCCGATCACCATGGTCCACGCGACCGTTGCGCCCGGCGCGGAGCTCACCCTCCCCTGGCGCGAGGACTTCAACGGTCTCGCCTACGTCCTCGCCGGACGCGGCAGCGTCGGCACGGAGCGCCGTCCGGTCCACACCGGCCAGACCGCGGTCTTCGGCGCGGGCGGCTCGCTGACCGTCCGCGCGGACGAGAAGCAGGACGCGAACACCCCGGACCTGGAGGTCGTCCTCCTCGGCGGACAGCCGATCCGTGAGCCCATGGCCCACTACGGCCCCTTCGTGATGAACACCCGCGAGGAGCTGCAGCAGGCCGTCGAGGACTTCCAGAAGGGCCGCCTGGGCACCATCCCGGCGGTGCACGGAATGTCCGAGCGCGGACTGTAGGACCGCACGGCTCCCACGCCGTACGATCCCGACGCCGTACGCCCGCGCGACCACGCGCGTCTGACACCGCGTCACCCGGGCGGGCCGTTCCGAGAGGACGGCCCGCCCTTCGCGTGGTCGGGTGGAGCCGTGCAGCTACTCTCCGAGGGCGTCCGGCGGCTGGCGGCCTGGTGTGCCGTGATCCTGCTCGTCGCCGGTGTGGCGTGGGTCGGGATCCGGCTGTGCGAGGAGCTGCGGACGGCGGTCGTGCCGGTGCTGCTCGCGCTGCTGGGCACCGCGCTGCTGCGGCCGCTGTACCGGCGGCTGGTGCACATGCGGGTCCACCGGTCACTGGCCGCGGGGCTCACCTGTGTCGCGGTCGTCGTGGTGGTGGGCGGGGCGGTCTACATCGTCGTCGCCGCGCTCATCGACACCGGGGACCAGATCCTGGCCTCGCTCAAACAGGCCGCGCGGTCCGTCGCCGAGCACTTCGGCGCGCCGGGCACCTCCCTCGACGACCTCACCTCGCACTCCAGGGAACTGCTGACCAAGTTCGGCGGGACGGCCGCGTCCAACGTCATCAGCGGGGTCAGCGTGGTCGGCGAGAGCATCGCCGTGGCCCTACTGGCCCTGCTGCTCGTCTTCTTCTTCCTCCGCGACTCCCACCGCGCCACCGGCCTGGTGCGCTCGCTCGCGCCCCACGGCACCGCCGACATCCTGGAGGCCATGGCGCGCCGCGCCTTCGGAGCCGTCGAGGGCTTCATGCGCGGGACCACCCTCATCGCCCTGATCGACGCTCTGTGCATCACCGTCGGGCTGCTGATCCTGGGCGTCCCGGGTGCGGTCGGCCTCGGCGCGCTCGTCTTCGTGGGCGCGTACATCCCCTACCTGGGCGCGTTCATCTCCGGCGCGGTGGCGGTGCTGGTCGCGCTCGCCGACCGGGGGCTGGTGATCGCGCTGTGGGCGCTCGGGGTCGTCCTCGCCGTGCAGGTGCTGGAAGGGCACGTGCTGCAGCCGATGATCCAGAGCCGCACCGTGCAGATGCATCCGGCGGTCGTGCTGCTGGCGATCACGGCGGGCGCGTCCGTCGCGGGGATCCTGGGGATGCTGTTCTCCGTACCGCTGACGGCGGCCGCCTTCGGGGTGATCTCGGAGCTGCGCGAGCGCTACTCGTCGGGCTTGGTCGTGGACGACTCGTAGAACTCGAACCAGATGCTCTTGCCCTCGCCGCGCGGGTCGACGCCCCACGCCTCCGCGAGGATCTCCACGAGCACCAGTCCCCGACCGGAGGACGCCAGTTCACCGGGATGGCGCCGGTGCGGCAGGTCGTCGCTCGCGTCCGTGACCTCCACCCGCATCCGGCGGTCGCCCGACTCGCCGGTGACCTCGGCGACCAGCAGCGCGTCGTCGTCGGTGTGCACGTGGACGTTGGTCAGAATCTCGGAGACGAGAAGGACCGCCGAGTCGCGCTGGTCCTCCGAGCCCCAGTCGTGCAGCAGCTCGCGCACCTGCTGGCGGGCGTCCGCGATCCGCTCGGGCTCGGTCTGCGCCACGGTCAGCGCGGTACGGCGGGTCGTCGGCGGGGCCGCCGCGACCGTGTCGTCCCGGCCCACGCCCTGGCGGGACAGCAGCACCAGCGCGATGTCGTCCTCGCGCCGGTCGGCCAGCGGTCCCGGGGTGTGGTGCGAGGAGGGCCCGTGCACGCCCTGGACCAGAGCGTCGGCCAGTTCCTCCAGGTCGCCGTCGTGGGACTCCAGGATCCGCCGGATGCGCCGCCAGCCGGTGTCGAGGTCGTGGCCGCCGGTCTCGATCAGTCCGTCGGTGCAGATCAGCATGGTCTCACCCGGCTCCAGGCCGAGCCGGGTCGTCGGGTAGTCGGCGTCCGGATCGATGCCGAGCGGCAGTCCGCCCGCCGTGGGGCGCATCAGCACCGTCCCGTCGGCCATGCGTATCGCCGGGTCCGGATGGCCCGCGCGGGCGAAGTCCAGCAGCCCGGTCGCCGGGTCCACCTCGACGTACAGACAGGTCGCGAAGCGGACGTCCGGGGTTCTGCCGCCGCTCTGCCCGCTGGAGCCGTACGTCACCGAGTCCGTGACCCCGTACAGGAACCGTGACGCCCGGGAGAGGACCGCGTCCGGGCGATGGCCCTCGGAGGCGTACGCGCGCAGGGCGATGCGGAGCTGGCCCATCAGCCCGGCGGCGCGCACGTCGTGGCCCTGGACGTCGCCGATGACGAGCGCGAAGCGGCCGGTCGGCAGCGGGATCACGTCGTACCAGTCGCCGCCCACCTGGAGACCGCCGCCGGTGGGGACGTAGCGCGCGGCGAGGCCCATGCCCGGCATCCG
This window encodes:
- a CDS encoding pirin family protein; amino-acid sequence: MPAVTVENPLTLPRVVAPADAVARPVLTVTTAPSGFEGEGFPVRRAFAGINYRHLDPFIMMDQMGEVEYAPGEPKGTPWHPHRGFETVTYIIDGIFDHQDSNGGGGTITNGDTQWMTAGAGLLHIEAPPESLVMSGGLFHGLQLWVNLPAKDKMMAPRYQDIRGRSVQLLSTPDGGALLRVIAGELDGHEGPGVTHTPITMVHATVAPGAELTLPWREDFNGLAYVLAGRGSVGTERRPVHTGQTAVFGAGGSLTVRADEKQDANTPDLEVVLLGGQPIREPMAHYGPFVMNTREELQQAVEDFQKGRLGTIPAVHGMSERGL
- a CDS encoding AI-2E family transporter, whose protein sequence is MQLLSEGVRRLAAWCAVILLVAGVAWVGIRLCEELRTAVVPVLLALLGTALLRPLYRRLVHMRVHRSLAAGLTCVAVVVVVGGAVYIVVAALIDTGDQILASLKQAARSVAEHFGAPGTSLDDLTSHSRELLTKFGGTAASNVISGVSVVGESIAVALLALLLVFFFLRDSHRATGLVRSLAPHGTADILEAMARRAFGAVEGFMRGTTLIALIDALCITVGLLILGVPGAVGLGALVFVGAYIPYLGAFISGAVAVLVALADRGLVIALWALGVVLAVQVLEGHVLQPMIQSRTVQMHPAVVLLAITAGASVAGILGMLFSVPLTAAAFGVISELRERYSSGLVVDDS
- a CDS encoding SpoIIE family protein phosphatase, translated to MRTGEPLPAVGDVLAALATGLWRWDNAQGLVTLDAEAARLLGLPAEAVTLTEAAVRARFHPADWNEVAGVVQLAVAEDTLAEVRLRVMDEHGRLLRTARSRSKPTIDPESGEFRLFGTLQEVTEPSPGAAARTPVTGDWRRSREAFLLDAGRALAEARSTAEVLRVAAGLSMPGFSPDGLAVFGAEGDRLTVVGHHGQQPGDEGPFTHMSLATDYPAAEVVRTGRAVYLSSPESYKERYPVSWPLAQHFGRESWAFLPLTVSGRTMGAWMAAFMYPVRFTPDERSVLTTVARMLAQALSRAGAAETERELTDGLQRSMMPTLGPRMPGMGLAARYVPTGGGLQVGGDWYDVIPLPTGRFALVIGDVQGHDVRAAGLMGQLRIALRAYASEGHRPDAVLSRASRFLYGVTDSVTYGSSGQSGGRTPDVRFATCLYVEVDPATGLLDFARAGHPDPAIRMADGTVLMRPTAGGLPLGIDPDADYPTTRLGLEPGETMLICTDGLIETGGHDLDTGWRRIRRILESHDGDLEELADALVQGVHGPSSHHTPGPLADRREDDIALVLLSRQGVGRDDTVAAAPPTTRRTALTVAQTEPERIADARQQVRELLHDWGSEDQRDSAVLLVSEILTNVHVHTDDDALLVAEVTGESGDRRMRVEVTDASDDLPHRRHPGELASSGRGLVLVEILAEAWGVDPRGEGKSIWFEFYESSTTKPDE